The following nucleotide sequence is from uncultured Draconibacterium sp..
AAACTGCTCTTTGCAATTGAAAATCAGCAGGATTTATATGTTAAGTTTTGGTGAATAATCATATAATTTCAATAGAGAAAAAATTCTCTAATTTGAGTTATTCGTATTTTTAAAGTGAACTTAATGACAAAAGCTACAAAAGTGATCGCAGTTAGAAAAAATAAAAAACAAGTTCCGGAACCAACTTTAAGAAGGTTGCCAGGCTATTTATTTTTTCTTGAAAAAGTTCGGGAGAATGGGGTGATGAATATTTCAGCACCTTCGATTGGAAAAGAACTAAAATGCGATCCTACACAAGTGGTAAAAGATTTGGCATTTACTGGTGTTAAAGGAAAACCCAGGGTAGGGTACAATACTTACGAGTTGTGCCACGCACTGGAAGAATTTTTAGGATTCAATCATGTAAACGAAGCTTTTCTGGTTGGAGCCGGTAATTTAGGTTCTGCTTTAATGGCTTATCAGGAGCACCAAACGCTGGGTTTGAAAGTAATAGCAGCATTTGATGTAGATGAAAAGAAGATCGGGCAACACATTGGAAATACTCCGGTTTTGGAGTATAACAAGTTGTTCCATCTGTCGAACCGGTTGGATGTTGAGATTGCCATTTTAACCACGCCGAATAATGTGGCGCAGGAAGTAGCTGAAGATTTAGTGAACTGTGGTGTAAAGGCAATCTGGAATTTCACCCATGAAATATTGGACCTGCCGGATCACATTATTATTCAGAATACATCGATGAGTTCCTTTGCCGCTGTTTTGTTGCAACGGCTGAATGATTCAAAGAAATAACTCAAAAAAAGCGAAAAAATGAAAAAGATTAATTTGTTCTTTAGATGTGCGGTCGATCAAATAAAGAAAAAATTCTTTAAAAGCGTAAAAAATGACATTAATCATGCTTGTATTGAACTGCAAAATCTGGAAGATGAAAGCAAAGTAACAGTTGAAGAAAAGGAGCGCGAAGAATATGCTCAGAATTATAATATAACAACCCGCTGGCAAACTATTTAATTGCTCTTTCTCTATAGCTTTAAGTAGAATCAATATTCATTGATTAATCATTAAGCGGGAGTCTAAAATTACCCGGATTATACACTCGCGTATTTTCTAAAACACCCATCATTATTAAGACCTGTGCCGTATTAGTTTAATTGTTACATTTGTTTTTCTGAAACAACTAAATTTAATACGATGAACAAATCAGCGGTTTCTTTTCTGCTCTTATTGCTATTTACCTTTTCGCTAACTGCGCAGGAGGTAAAACGCCCTGAACCTCAGCCGGCACCGGAAACCAATGAATCGTTTAAGCTTGGAATGGCCGGTTATACTTTTGTCCATTTCGATTTGCAAACTACATTGGAAACCATGAAACGTTGCGATGTGCATTACCTTTGTATAAAGGATTTTCATTTACCTGTCAACAGCACCTCAGATGAAATTGAGGCATTTCATAAAAAATGTGCAGAATACGGTGTTACCGGTTATGCGGTTGGACCACTATATATGAAAAGTAAAGAGGATATCGACAAATATTTCAATTATGCGATAAGAGTGGGAGTTAACACGATTGTTGGTGTGCCCGATTATGAACTGCTTCCATACGTAAATGAGAAAGTAAAGGAAACAGGTTTATATTTTGCCATTCATTTGCATGGTCCGGATATCGATGTGTATCCGGATGCTGAAGATGTATGGGAGCATACAAAAGATCTTGATCCACGCATTGGTATGTGTCTCGATATTGGTCACGATACAAGAAATGGAAAAGATCCGGTAGCCGATTTGAAAAAATACCAATCGAGGGTTTTCGATATTCATTTAAAAGATGTTACCGGCCGCACCAAAGAGGGCTATTCTGTTGAAGTAGGGAGAGGCATAATTGATTTTCCGGCTTTTGTAAATATGCTTCGAGAAGTGAATTATACCGGAACCGTAAGTTTGGAACATGAGCGCAACATGGATGACCCGTTTATGGGAATTGCTGAATCAATAGGCTATTTCAGGGCAATGATCGCCGCAACAAAATAGATTAAAAACAGGATATTGAAAAGAGTTCTCCATGGTTGGGGAACTCTTTTTTTGTGTTTAAGCCAGGACAATGTTCAACATAAATAAATTAGTATTCTCTTTGAATTCCGGCTTTTATCGCAGCTAATTTTATATTTTTGCTGCAAATGAAGATTGGAGAGTTATACAGAAGAAATGTTTATGGAGTAATCGGTACGCTGGTATTCCATATTCTTTTGTTTTCTGCATTTTTATTGGCCGATGTAGATATAAAAGGCAACGTAAAGGAAGAAGCTATTCTGATTGAATTCCCGGAAGAATTGCTCGAACCTGAAATTGCGGAGCCCGAAACACAAGAAGAAAATACGGATCAGCCAAATAGTGAACAAAATACCAATACCCGAACAAACATTGCTTCAAATCGATCGGCAACAGAAAATACAACTAACTCAACCGACGAGTTTTTCGACGATGATTATTTAAAAGAAGTAGAAGCCGCCAAACAACTTGTATCGAATGTCAATAATAATCTTGCTAAAGAAACAGTTGATTTGAGTGATATTGAAATGCCGGTTGAAACTACAGAAGGCATGGATCGCGATTCGATAAAGAATGTAATTTATGCCGGTGAAAGTAATATTGTTTACTACCTGGAAAATCGTTATCACTTGAGTTTGCCCGTTCCTGTTTATCTAAGTCAGGGTGGAGGGACAGTAATTGTCGATATCGTTGTAAACCGCCAGGGGCAGGTTGTTAATGCTGAACCCCGCGAAGATCGGTCTATCCGGGATAAGCAGCTGTTTGCCTATGCAAAAGAAGCAGCAATCCGAACTTTATTTAACAGCGACAACTCAGCTCCGTCCAGGCAAAAAGGAACAATCCAATACACATTCGTAGCACAGTAAATAAAATGTTAATTGTTGAAAGGTTTAACACCATTTAACATCTTTTTCTTGTCGGATTTACAATATGCCTTTATCTTTGCGGTACGTTTATTTTCATAAGTTTAGGTTTAGTTAGGTTAGTTAGTTTAATGAGAAAAGGATGGGTTGTTGAACCTGTCCTTTTTGTTTTATACCCAATCCCGAACAATAAATCCAAAAGTTTTCTTCTTTTTTTAATTTAATTTTTATCTTTATCAAATCTTGTAACGGCTTGTTAATAAGCGAAATTACACGTTTGCCAACAAGGCGGTTATTAAGTTGTGGATAGAATAATTTTAAATAGAGGGTTACCTTTTACCCAATAATCGAATAATATATTAGAAGATGATAAATTATACGGATGCGCAAATCCTGAAAGGAATCTTAAGGCACGATAATTTAATTTTGCAGTACATATACAAACAGTACTACTATAAAGTAAATTATTTCATTAAGAAAAACCAAGGAAGTGAGGACGATGCCAGTGATATATTTCAGGAAGCTATTATCGTAATTTACAGGAAATTAAAGGAAAACGATTTAATTTTCGAAAAGAGTTCTTTTCAAGGATATTTATTCTCAGTATGTCGATTTTTGTGGTTAAAGCAATTAGAGAAACGACGGATTGAGAAAGAAAAGCTGAACGATTCATTACCGTTTCAGGAAGACGTTTACGACGACAACCTGGTAGAATTGGTCGATAAAAACCAAAAATACGGTTTGTATCAAAAGCATTTCAAAACCTTGAGTACAGATTGTCAGAAGCTATTGCAGATGTTTTTTGAAAAGGTCCCGCTAAAAGAAATTGCGAAAATTATGGGCTACAAATCTGAAAAATATGCTAAAACAAGAAAGTATAAGTGTAAAGAACTGTTGATAAAGCGCATTAAGCAAGATACAGAATTTAAAAAGATACTTGAAGATGACACCTAAAGCAGAATTATTTGGACGCATTGAAGATTACTGTTTAGATCTTTTAAACAAACCAGAGAGAGAAGAATTTGAAAAAGAGTTAGAATTAAACCAGGAATTAAGAGATGAAGTTGAACTTCAGATGAATATCCAGAATGCCATTTTGGAGATGGATGTTCTCGATCTTAAAGGAAAACTGGAAAAAATTCAAACGAACAGTACAAAAAATGGCAAGTTAAATGGCTCTTTCGAGCTGTTAGACGACTTCAGCGAATTTGAAGAAGCCACCGCAGAGTTAACACCCGAAGAACTTATTGAAAGTTTCGAATCGCTCCCAAAAGTTCATGTATATCAGCATGAGCGAACCAGCAACGAAAACATTCACCATTATTACAAAGAGCAAAACGGTTCTGAGCAAGTCGTTATTGAAGATGACCTGAACGGTTTTGACATGGAAGGTCTGGAAGGCCTGGAAGAGGCTGTTCTTGAAACAGACATCCTGAACTTGCGCGAAACATTGCAACAAGTGGCAAAATCGGTTGAACCGCAGTATTCAGTTGAAGATATCGACGCATATCTTGAGGGAGAAATGGGCGACGATATTTTGGCCGAGTTTGAAGGTGAGCTGAACCAAAATGAACTGTTACAATCAGAAGTTAGTTTGCATAAAGAGCTTGAAATGGCTGTTGCAGAAAACGATGTAATGGATCTGAGAAGCGAATTAAGAAATATCATGGAATCTGAAACATCGTGGAATGTAAGTGAGCAAACCATTGAAGACTTTATTGACGGAGTACTGGAGGAAAGCCTGTTGGAAGAATTCAGTGCTGAATTAAAAGAAAATACCGATCTGATGGCGGAAGTAGCACTTCGCGAGAATATAAACTCTGCCGTTTCGGAAATAGATATCATGGGCTTACGTCAGAAACTGAAAGACGCAAGAGACGAATCCGAGAAGAAAGAGGTAAAATCGATTATGATGCCTCGAATCGAAATCGGTTCTACCAAATTCTGGCGCAGTAGTGTAGCCGTTATTTTAGTCCTGGTTGGTTTACTGGGGGTAATGCGAATGAATACCAATACGCTTGACAATTCGTACGATAAGTACTTTGAATCGACAACCTGGGCATCTGAACGTTCGGTTGACAGCGATGTGAGTGTAATACAACAGGCTCAAATGTATTTTCAGCAGAATGAGTTCCAGAAAACTATCGATCTGTTGAATAATGTGACGGTTAAATCTGACGACCAATTTGTTCCGCAGTTTTATAAAGGATTGAGTTATCAGAATTTGAATAAATATCCGAAAGCGGTAACTGAATATACTAAAGTTATTGATCACGGAAATAACATGTTCATTGAGGAAGCTGAGTGGTATAAAGCTCTTTGTTACCTGAAAATGAATAAAAGGGCAGAGGCTAAGAAAGAATTGCTAGCAGTTATTGATCGCAAAGGTCATTACGAAAAAGATGCCAAGGCAATTTTAAGAAAGCTCAGGTACTCTTTTAAATAATCGAAGAATCGTCCAATAGATTAATTCGAAAACATATACACATTCAATTAAGCCTGTCGGTTACGACGGGCTTTTTTTATGCGAATTCCCTGGTCGATAGAAAAAGCGATAATCAGAAGAATAAGAATTGCAAAAAAGTAAAGATCATAACTGGTATAAACCGGAGAATTATCGCCAATACATTTAAAGCTCATCCAGTAATGTGGGTGAGCAAGTCTTGAATTCGATTCTTCAAGGTATTTCAGTTTAGCAAGCCGAAGCGCTTCATCTTTTGTTTTTCCTGCTTTTAAGTATTTATAAAAAGAGGTCATTATTTTTGTACCGGCCGCATCTTCAACTTCCCAAAGCGACATTATAACCGATGGACATCCGGCATATAAAAAACCTCTGGCCAAACTCATCAGTCCTTCTCCTTTTTGTAGCTTACCAACACCTGTGTTACATGCACTTAGTACCGTCATACTGGCATTCAAATCGAGATTGTAAATATCTGCGGTATTCAGCCAGCCATCATTATCTAAAGTCGTTGTGTCTGTATTTTGACTAAAAGCCAAACGAGAATAGGCCGGTAACGAGTCGTTTATGTACGCGTGCATTGCCAGGTGAAGAATATCAAAATTGCCACTTTCTTTTCTGAAATTTTGCTCGGTTGCATCTTTGCTTCTAAAAATAGTAGTACTAACCGATTTAGCTATATCATCAACTTCTTTTTGTACGCCCGGCAGTGGTGCAAGTTTATAACTTGTCCCCGTCATTATAAATTCTTCAGAATTGTAATCAGGAGCAAAGGCCAGAGTGTGGTTTCTAAGTTTTGGTTTTGATACCTTGTTCTTTAAAAAAATATTTACCGAATTGGCGTAATTAATATTTACATCTTTTATCAGGTAATTCAATTCGTTAAAGCGGATGGTTTCACTCGTATCAGGCAGCGTCTTTAGTAGCCCGTCGAATGAGATATAATTTAGTTTTCCGTCAGGTACTATTGTCAGGTGTTTTTCAGTAATATCATGCTCGTAAGGTGCAACCAGCATTTTGTATAAACGGTGCGAAGAAACACAGTATTGTTTTGCATCTTCGTTGTGTGTAAACATATAGTCGGTAGATGACATAAACCGAAAGGTTTCTTCCAAAGCTTGTATTTCAGCGTTATCGAGCGTCTTTTTGTGAAATTCAATATTGTCGTTCGTAATAAAAAATGTGTACAACGAAGTTAATGTATCAGCGTCACTTCCATTTTTAATGTTTTCCGTTGATGGTTCAGCTAAAAAATACTCAACAATTGCTTCCTTTCTTTCAAGCCTGTTTTGAATGTCATTTAAGCTAAGGGTAGAATTGGAATATTTTAACTGATAGTAGTCGGGGTAACTTTCTTCCATATATCGATTCAGCTCATCTCTTTGCCGCGATGCATCAAAAATCTTATCGTTATATTCTTCCAACAACGAACTATCAGGTTCAACGTAGCTTAATTCCTCGTATTGTAATTCGGAATAGTTAGCGATAGTATTGTTTAGTCTACGTTCCAGCTCTAATAGGCTATCAGGGATCAAACTATTTTGCTGAGCCAGTTCATTGGCAATTTTATCGAAAAGTGCACTGCTTTTTAGCTGTTCCGAATTGTTAAAAGCAATATCAAGAAACTCCTGATTACCCGAGTAACTATAAGCAAGGTAAGCCGTTTCAATAATTTTACCGATGGTTTGGTATTGCAGATTTGACAGTTGAATCTTGCTTTCATCATTCGAAATCTCTTTCCGCGCCTGTTGAATAAGATTACTCGTATTGTTATAACAGCTCAGTGCATAGTCAAGGTTTTCGCTGAAATCTATGCCTTTGTTCTCATTATCAAGCAGAGCAATTTCAAGATATACATCACCTATTGCTTTTATCAGGTCCAGACAATCCATCAACGAACGTGATTGCTGGATTTCAATTGCCGAACTTTCAGGATCTGTTTGCTCTACTTCCAATGCAGCCAGTCCTTTTTTATAAGAATCAATTGCTCTGAGAAGGTTTTGTCTTTTTTCTTCTCTGAATCGATTTATTTCCTGAGTCTTTATTGTACGGTTTCGGTAAATATTTCCTTCATATTCATAATAACTGGAGAGTACTGGACCGTAACCTTTGGTGAAATTCTGTAGAACATTATAAGCTTCAGATAAATTTTCTAAGGCTTTTTCAAAATTATTTATCCCTGAAAGAAATTCGGCGTAACTCATGTACGTGTAGGCAAGGTCTAAACCTTTACCATAATATTCTTTTGAGAAAGATATCGCATGTTTAAAATGATAATCTGCTTTTTCGAATTCTTTAAGGTTATAGTAGCTGCCTCCAATAATGTTATCAAAATAAATTTGATTGGATGAGTCAGCAGATGTATAACATTTTTCTGCAATATCGATAACGCCTTGGTAGTTTTTTGCTATAAATTCAACCTCCGCAATAGCATAATAAGCATCTACTAGGTTATTTAAATTAACAGGTATTTGAGAATTATATGATGATATTGCTTGATTATAATACTTTACGGCGTTGGTATAATCCAGTTTAGCTCTGTATGCATTTCCTATATTAATATAAAGATTCCCTAACAGACCATAATTTAAGGGATCTCGAAGAAACATATTTTTCTCAGACAACATATAATTTTCTAATGCCTTTTCATTTTCTCCCAGGTTTTTATAACTAATTCCAATAGAATAATAGGCCGTTGCTAAATAATAATTTTCATTTCCGTAAATTTTTTTTCGATAGTCTAAGTATTGTTTAAAAGCCTCCAGGGCTTCGTTGTGTGTTTTCCATCTCTGGTTAGAATGGCTCCCGCTTGTCTTAATTTGTTGGATTCCAGTACTAATGCAGCAGAATCTTGTGCCTGGGCATGCAGGATATTGGGGAAAAATACTATGAGAAATATGAAGCTTAACTTCTTGGAAATTGTCATTTGTTGTTGTGAATTATAGCACCAAAATAGAACTTTTTTCAATTTTTTTCAAAAAAGGGGGGTTACCTTTTTCTACTTATCAGAATATATTAGTGAATGTGTGTTTAAAAGTTTAACGAATTAATTTATTATACGATGAAAAGAGTACAGTTTGAATCAACAGAAAATACTTTCGAAGTTAAGGGTTTTGAAGTAATCAGCGAAAAAGCAATGAGCGAAGTTCGTGGTGGTGGAACTCCAAACTCAAGAGACAAAGATATTTTTGACTTTGAAGAAGAATAAAAAAAGTATTTAACTGTTAAGATATATAAGAAATGAAAGTTATAGCTAATTTTTTTACAGAGAACGATAGAGATTTTGAGGTATTGTCTGAAGAAGCAATGAACGAAGTTCGTGGTGGAGGAACTCCAAACTCAAGAGATAAAGATATTTTCGATTTTGAAGAAGAATAAGCCTAAAAAATAGAAACAATGAAAGCTATAACTATACAATCACAGTACAATTTAGATAATTTTGTTTTTGATGTTCTTTCTCAAGAAGAACTTAATGAAGTTCGAGGCGGAGGAACACCAAACTCAAGAGATAAAGATATTTTCGATTTTGAAGAAGAATAGCCTATATACAGAACCAATTGAGTTGTTAGTACAGGGGTTAAAACAAGGACGGTTTTAACCCTTTTTTTATGTCCTTATTTTCCCTTTCCCTCAAACAAGCTGTAATTATTAAACTTACATTTTAGCGCCCCGTTAAATAAATCAATTCGTTGCGATGGTTTTAATCCAACAAATTTTAAGCTATCTATCGATGAGCTAAGTATCCAGGCACTGTTGCCAGCATATTGGTGTTTTAAACGCTCTCCAATCATTGAATAAAGACCATCTAGGTCATTCTCCTTTAGTCTCTCTCCGTATGGTGGATTTGTTACTATGGTTGCGTTATCCAAATCAATATCCAGATTTTTGAAGTCGGTACAGGCAAATTGTATTTTATTAAAAACCAGTGCGCGTCGTGCATTGGTTTGTGCATTTAACAAATTACTTCCCGAAATATCCGAAGCATATATTTTATGCCTGAATTCTCTTTTTTCAACCGGCTCCGTAACTTTCTCCCAAAGCAAAGGATCAAAATCGTTCCAGAGTTGAAAGGCAAATTCTTTCCGGAATTTAGCTGCAGGAATGTTTTGTGCGATCATAGCCGCTTCAATAGGTAAAGTGCCTGAACCGCACATCGGATCCATAAAATCCGAATTTCCAAGCCATCCGGATAGATAGATCATTCCGGCAGCAAGTACTTCGTTTAAAGGTGCATCTCCCTGTTTTACCCGATATCCTCTTTTATGAAGAGATTCTCCCGAGCTGTCAATCGACAAAGTACAGTTATCCTGGAAAATATGAACATTTATAATAATATCCGGATTATCTGTGTCAACACTGGGCCGTTTCCCAAAATTCTCACGAAAATAATCGGCAATAGCATCTTTTACTTTAAGAGAGGCAAACATTGAGTTTCTGAAATCGCGTGAGTTAACAACAACACTGTTAATCACAAAATTCTGATCGACACTAAAATAGTTTTGCCACTTTATTCTTTTGCATTTTAAGTAGAACTGATCGACATTTTTAAAATTAAAATGTTCAATCTCCTTTAAAATGCGTAAAGCTGCCCGAAGGTGATAGTTTGATTTATAGATCAGTTCAAGGTCACCATCATAAAATACGGCACGTTTTCCGCGTCGTACGTTTTTACCGCCAATGCGTTTAACTTCTTTGGCCAAAACATCTTCCAAACCGGAAAAGGTTTTTGCGATTAATTTATACTCTTTCAATGATTTGATTTTTTGTTTTTAAATACCTGCTCCGTCCATAAACGGAATATCTCGCGGGCGTTTTTGCACCACACGAGAATTGGCCGGAAGATCGTTGGTTACCCAAACATTACCTCCAATAACGGAGTTTTCGCCGATTGTTACACGGCCCAGGATGGTTGCACCCGCATAAATAACTACATTATTTTCCAAAATCGGGTGACGAGGAATTCCTTTAATCGGGTTACCATCATCGTCAAGAGGAAAGCTTTTTGCACCTAAGGTAACTCCCTGGTATATCTTTACATTATCGCCAATAATACATGTCGATCCAATAACAACTCCCGTACCGTGGTCGATCGTAAAATTTTCACCAATTTGAGCACGTGGATGGATATCTATTCCTGTTTCACTGTGCGCCATTTCGGTTATAAAACGTGGAATAAGCGGAACATCCAGTTCCAGAAGTTTGTGGGCAATACGGTAATTTGTAATAGCCCGGATTCCCGGATAGCTAAAAATAACTTCGCCAAAGTTTTTTGCTGCCGGATCATTCAAAAATGTAGCTTCAACATCAGCTACTAATCTGCGCCTGATCTCCGGCAGAAACTCTATAAAAGCAACCGCTCTTTCCTGTGCACCTGTTCTGTGTTTTTCAACTCTTTGTTCCGACTCATCGGTACACTCAAAACACAGTCCGGCCAAAATCTCACGGGTAAGCATTTCAAGCAACTCATCAACATAAACTCCCATATAATGCGGAGTTATGGTGGTTTTTAAAGTAGTTGTTCCAAAATAGCCAGGAAAAAGAATCTCGCGAACCAGATTAATAATTCGTTTTAATTGTTTATTTGATGGCAGTGGATCTCCCATCATATGTTTATGACAAACTAATTTGTATGATTCAGGGTTACTCAGTTTGCTTACTGTATCTAAAATTTTTTGGTCTACGGTATTATTTGTCATATCGTTGAATTATATTACAAAACTAATTACATTCATTTAAGAATTGTAACATATAACATATAAAAGAAGTTTCTTGTTGAAGGTTTTAATCTAAACTTGAGATGACTTGAATTGCAGCGTTTTTTCGCTCTTCGTAATCTCCTTTTATTAAATGATAGGAGAATTGGAACTTTTTTAATTCCTGAATGTAAGTTTTCTGAAGATTTTCACGATCAGTTCCGCCATTCTCACGGACATTATCAGGTACCCAGGGCAAATCAGTGTCACAAACCAAAAAAGTGTCAATATGAGTTTCTTTGATTGTTTCTTCAATCCATGCAGGAACTTTCCCGTACACAACGTCCAGCCAGATTTTAGTAATGAGAAGCCAGGTATCTAAAATAATCAGAGATGGTTGCTGCAAAACCATTTCCTTGTATTGTTCAACTTGCTTTTCTGCTATCAGAACAACATCGTCATAAGTGTACGAACGATGTAGTTGTTCTACATAACTTCTTGCGAATTCGGGGACGAACGGTACATTATAATGCGTTGCCAACGCCTTTGCAAGTGTACTCTTTCCGGTTGATTCGGCTCCGGTAATGGCAATTATTTTAGTTGTTTGTTTCAATACTGTTCAGGTCTTTTTTCCACTCAATATAGCCCAATAAAGCCATAACGGTGTAAACGATAAATAAAATTACGGTTGCCCATAAACCTTTGTACACATACAAACCTGCGCTAAATGCATCGATAAATATCCATAGTAGCCAGTGTTCAATGTATTTTCTTGCAAGCATCCATGTGGCAACAATGCTGAGAGCTGTTGTTACTGAATCCATGTGCGGAACGTCAGAATTGGTATAATTCCTCAGTATAAAAAGGATGAGAGCATAAAGGGCAATTGAAACCACTGCCAGTTTTAGCCACAATATTTTTCGGGTGGTTTTTACGGCAACTTTCTTCTCATTTTGTTTTTTACCGCTTAGCCAAAAATACCAGCCATAAATACTAATTATTACGTAATAGGCCTGCAGTCCCATGTCGGCATATAACCGGGCATTAAAAAATACAAGCACATAAAGCGCAGAGGTTAATAAACCTGTTGGCCACGTTAAGATGTGTTGTTTTATGGAAAAAAAAATGTAGGCTAAACCAAGAATGGCTCCCAGTATTTCAACATAATTACCTAAGAGCCATTCCAAAACTATATCAGTCATAAAATTTAATCAGTTGTAACTAAAAGCGCTGCATATTTGTCCTGGTTGTCAAAAACTTCAAGAGCTTTTAAAATTGCATCGTCATTTTCGTTTAAAACTTTGTACATGTCGTTTCGTGAGTACACGTCTCGGGCTATCAAAGCTTTAAGTTCCCGTTTAAGTTCATCTTTTAGAATTGACAAACTTTCTTCATCTTTTTCAATACCTTCTTCAATACCTTTGGCAACTACCTGCTCAATATTCTCATCCGAAATCTCAAATTTCTCATTGAATTTTTCAAATTTCGGATATTGTTTTGCGATGTCTTCACGGTGAAGATCAACATAATCCAAAACAAAATTATAGGTAACCTGCTTTCTTCTTAGTTTATTGATGTAGGCATAATGCGAAGAAGTGTCCATGGGAACAAAAATATCAGGCATTACACCTCCACCTCCATAAACATCGCGGCCGCTAACCAGCGTTTTGTGTTTTAACTCATCATCAAAATGAATGCTGTCGGCACTAAACATCTCCCCATTACTAATTCTGTTGGCGTAATCTTTACGGTATTCGCTAATGCCTTCTTCATAAGGTTTTTGAATACATCTGCCGCTTGGCGTGTAATAGTGAGCGGTGGTTAAGCGAATCATCGACCCGTCATTCAGGAAGAATGGTTTTTGCACCAAACCTTTTCCAAACGAACGACGTCCAATAATAACTCCACGATCCCAGTCCTGAATAGCACCCGAAACAATTTCACTTGCAGAAGCTGAACCCTCGTTAACTAAAACAACAACTTTACCTTCTTGAAAAGAACCTTTTGATGTAGCTTTATAGTCTCTTTTAGGATCGTTGGTACCATTGGTATAAACAATCAACTGGTCATCAGTTAAAAACTGGTCGGCTAACTCAATGGCCGATTTTAGGTAACCTCCACCATTGTTTCTTAAATCGAGAACTAGATTTTGTATTCCTTCACCTTTTAAATCCGACATGGCCTCTAAAAACTCATCGGTAGTTGTTGCCGAGAATTTATTTAGCTTGATATAACCGGTCGACTCATCCAGCATGTATGAAGCATCCAGACTAAAAATTGGAATTTTATCTCTTTCAATTGTAAAATCCAGCGGATCAGTTTCACCTTTTCTGGCAACTGTTAAATCGACTTTACTTCCTTTTTCTCCACGTAACAAATCAAAAACATCCGAATTTTTCAAACCAATTCCGGCTATGTTTTCACCGTCAACTTCAATAATCCGGTCACCGGCACGCAAACCAACTTTTTCAGAAGGACCTTCGGCAATTATCGTAGTCACCAGCAAGGTATCCTTATATATATTG
It contains:
- a CDS encoding redox-sensing transcriptional repressor Rex, whose product is MTKATKVIAVRKNKKQVPEPTLRRLPGYLFFLEKVRENGVMNISAPSIGKELKCDPTQVVKDLAFTGVKGKPRVGYNTYELCHALEEFLGFNHVNEAFLVGAGNLGSALMAYQEHQTLGLKVIAAFDVDEKKIGQHIGNTPVLEYNKLFHLSNRLDVEIAILTTPNNVAQEVAEDLVNCGVKAIWNFTHEILDLPDHIIIQNTSMSSFAAVLLQRLNDSKK
- a CDS encoding sugar phosphate isomerase/epimerase family protein; protein product: MNKSAVSFLLLLLFTFSLTAQEVKRPEPQPAPETNESFKLGMAGYTFVHFDLQTTLETMKRCDVHYLCIKDFHLPVNSTSDEIEAFHKKCAEYGVTGYAVGPLYMKSKEDIDKYFNYAIRVGVNTIVGVPDYELLPYVNEKVKETGLYFAIHLHGPDIDVYPDAEDVWEHTKDLDPRIGMCLDIGHDTRNGKDPVADLKKYQSRVFDIHLKDVTGRTKEGYSVEVGRGIIDFPAFVNMLREVNYTGTVSLEHERNMDDPFMGIAESIGYFRAMIAATK
- a CDS encoding sigma-70 family RNA polymerase sigma factor, yielding MINYTDAQILKGILRHDNLILQYIYKQYYYKVNYFIKKNQGSEDDASDIFQEAIIVIYRKLKENDLIFEKSSFQGYLFSVCRFLWLKQLEKRRIEKEKLNDSLPFQEDVYDDNLVELVDKNQKYGLYQKHFKTLSTDCQKLLQMFFEKVPLKEIAKIMGYKSEKYAKTRKYKCKELLIKRIKQDTEFKKILEDDT
- a CDS encoding tetratricopeptide repeat protein, with amino-acid sequence MTPKAELFGRIEDYCLDLLNKPEREEFEKELELNQELRDEVELQMNIQNAILEMDVLDLKGKLEKIQTNSTKNGKLNGSFELLDDFSEFEEATAELTPEELIESFESLPKVHVYQHERTSNENIHHYYKEQNGSEQVVIEDDLNGFDMEGLEGLEEAVLETDILNLRETLQQVAKSVEPQYSVEDIDAYLEGEMGDDILAEFEGELNQNELLQSEVSLHKELEMAVAENDVMDLRSELRNIMESETSWNVSEQTIEDFIDGVLEESLLEEFSAELKENTDLMAEVALRENINSAVSEIDIMGLRQKLKDARDESEKKEVKSIMMPRIEIGSTKFWRSSVAVILVLVGLLGVMRMNTNTLDNSYDKYFESTTWASERSVDSDVSVIQQAQMYFQQNEFQKTIDLLNNVTVKSDDQFVPQFYKGLSYQNLNKYPKAVTEYTKVIDHGNNMFIEEAEWYKALCYLKMNKRAEAKKELLAVIDRKGHYEKDAKAILRKLRYSFK
- a CDS encoding CHAT domain-containing tetratricopeptide repeat protein, giving the protein MFLRDPLNYGLLGNLYINIGNAYRAKLDYTNAVKYYNQAISSYNSQIPVNLNNLVDAYYAIAEVEFIAKNYQGVIDIAEKCYTSADSSNQIYFDNIIGGSYYNLKEFEKADYHFKHAISFSKEYYGKGLDLAYTYMSYAEFLSGINNFEKALENLSEAYNVLQNFTKGYGPVLSSYYEYEGNIYRNRTIKTQEINRFREEKRQNLLRAIDSYKKGLAALEVEQTDPESSAIEIQQSRSLMDCLDLIKAIGDVYLEIALLDNENKGIDFSENLDYALSCYNNTSNLIQQARKEISNDESKIQLSNLQYQTIGKIIETAYLAYSYSGNQEFLDIAFNNSEQLKSSALFDKIANELAQQNSLIPDSLLELERRLNNTIANYSELQYEELSYVEPDSSLLEEYNDKIFDASRQRDELNRYMEESYPDYYQLKYSNSTLSLNDIQNRLERKEAIVEYFLAEPSTENIKNGSDADTLTSLYTFFITNDNIEFHKKTLDNAEIQALEETFRFMSSTDYMFTHNEDAKQYCVSSHRLYKMLVAPYEHDITEKHLTIVPDGKLNYISFDGLLKTLPDTSETIRFNELNYLIKDVNINYANSVNIFLKNKVSKPKLRNHTLAFAPDYNSEEFIMTGTSYKLAPLPGVQKEVDDIAKSVSTTIFRSKDATEQNFRKESGNFDILHLAMHAYINDSLPAYSRLAFSQNTDTTTLDNDGWLNTADIYNLDLNASMTVLSACNTGVGKLQKGEGLMSLARGFLYAGCPSVIMSLWEVEDAAGTKIMTSFYKYLKAGKTKDEALRLAKLKYLEESNSRLAHPHYWMSFKCIGDNSPVYTSYDLYFFAILILLIIAFSIDQGIRIKKARRNRQA